Proteins encoded within one genomic window of Christensenellaceae bacterium:
- a CDS encoding 1-acyl-sn-glycerol-3-phosphate acyltransferase: protein MKKEKVKYGKKNPFELQDEPFSDNEAEELVANWTPLKKCAFSPNFKFLKFGPLHRFFAFCFNCLAVFIVGPIVKIKHGVKVYGKKNLRALKKQGKIVCCNHSIVLDQCVLQGSALFPTRPFYICNPAIYQIPVVRRLIRLMDAVPVPFDLKSKAKFFDDIDRGLKIGRTMIIFPEGSMWPYYNKLRTFKKGAFSISVRAEVPIVPIVLSFKKPKRFNKFLGRKKPTIVLTVCKPISPKTEGGELRSAESLMLETREVMEKIFLERNSLDWYQLPPALSNITETN from the coding sequence ATGAAAAAAGAAAAAGTGAAGTACGGTAAGAAAAATCCGTTTGAACTTCAGGACGAACCATTTTCAGACAACGAAGCAGAAGAGCTTGTTGCAAATTGGACTCCTCTAAAAAAGTGCGCATTTTCACCCAATTTCAAGTTTTTAAAGTTCGGACCCCTGCATCGATTTTTTGCCTTTTGCTTCAACTGCCTTGCAGTATTTATTGTGGGGCCGATTGTAAAAATAAAGCACGGCGTAAAGGTTTATGGAAAAAAGAACCTAAGAGCTTTAAAAAAGCAAGGCAAAATTGTATGCTGCAATCACAGCATAGTGCTCGACCAATGCGTTTTGCAGGGTTCCGCTCTTTTTCCGACACGACCGTTCTATATCTGCAATCCGGCTATATATCAAATTCCCGTTGTGCGAAGACTAATTCGTCTTATGGATGCCGTACCTGTACCCTTTGACCTCAAAAGCAAAGCTAAGTTTTTTGATGATATCGACAGGGGCCTTAAGATCGGGCGCACAATGATAATTTTCCCTGAAGGCAGCATGTGGCCCTATTACAACAAGCTGCGAACTTTTAAAAAGGGCGCATTCAGCATATCAGTGCGTGCCGAAGTACCTATTGTTCCCATTGTGCTGAGCTTTAAAAAACCCAAACGATTCAATAAATTTTTAGGACGCAAAAAACCTACCATAGTTTTAACTGTTTGCAAACCCATAAGCCCCAAAACTGAAGGAGGTGAGCTGAGAAGCGCCGAAAGTCTGATGCTTGAAACCCGCGAGGTTATGGAAAAGATATTTTTGGAGCGTAACAGTCTTGATTGGTATCAGCTGCCTCCCGCACTGAGCAACATTACTGAAACCAATTAA
- a CDS encoding dihydrodipicolinate reductase, producing the protein MKKITMVQYGCGKMSAYTMRYAAEKGIKIVGGFDIDPKVVGKDIMEIHGQKKYGVKIQDAKEFDNFLKKNQPDIAIITTMSLLKDVHPAFEICAKNGVNAISICEESFFPQNSNPGLFARLNTLAQANNCTLCGSGYQDVFWGNLITVLAGATHTIKKIKGKSSYNVEDYGIALARAHGAGLSLKDFEKEIAAADNISEKERQKLIENGEFLPSYMWNVNGWLCSQLGLTIKNQTQKCLPQIAKKDIKSTTLGITIPKGSATGMSAVVTTTTKEGITLETECIGKVYDETEFDANDWTIEGEPTTRVVIERPSTVELTCATVINRIPEVMAAPPGFFTTEKLPANEIRFGDINDYIEECACEGDCNCH; encoded by the coding sequence ATGAAAAAAATCACTATGGTTCAATATGGATGCGGAAAAATGAGCGCCTATACCATGCGCTACGCCGCCGAAAAAGGCATAAAGATTGTAGGGGGATTTGATATTGACCCCAAGGTTGTAGGTAAAGATATAATGGAAATTCACGGCCAAAAAAAATATGGCGTAAAAATTCAGGATGCCAAAGAGTTTGACAACTTTTTAAAAAAGAACCAGCCTGATATTGCAATCATCACCACCATGAGCCTGCTTAAAGATGTCCACCCTGCTTTTGAAATTTGCGCCAAAAATGGAGTTAACGCTATATCCATCTGTGAAGAAAGTTTCTTTCCACAAAACAGCAATCCCGGTTTGTTCGCACGGCTCAATACGCTGGCTCAGGCAAACAACTGTACTCTTTGCGGAAGTGGCTATCAGGATGTTTTCTGGGGAAATCTAATAACCGTGCTGGCAGGTGCTACACATACAATCAAGAAAATAAAAGGCAAAAGCAGTTATAATGTAGAAGATTATGGAATTGCTTTGGCCCGGGCGCATGGAGCAGGGCTCTCACTAAAAGACTTTGAAAAAGAAATTGCCGCCGCCGACAACATAAGCGAAAAAGAACGTCAAAAGCTTATTGAAAACGGTGAATTCTTACCAAGCTACATGTGGAATGTAAACGGCTGGCTTTGCAGTCAGCTGGGGCTGACCATAAAAAACCAGACTCAAAAATGCCTGCCGCAGATTGCTAAAAAAGATATTAAAAGCACTACGCTCGGAATTACCATTCCCAAGGGCAGTGCAACCGGTATGAGCGCAGTGGTGACTACAACTACCAAAGAAGGCATTACGCTTGAAACAGAATGTATCGGAAAGGTTTATGACGAAACTGAGTTTGACGCAAACGATTGGACAATCGAAGGCGAGCCTACTACCCGCGTTGTGATTGAGCGACCCTCCACAGTCGAACTTACCTGCGCCACAGTCATCAACCGAATACCCGAGGTTATGGCAGCTCCTCCGGGGTTCTTCACCACCGAAAAACTACCTGCCAACGAAATCAGATTCGGTGATATAAATGACTACATTGAGGAATGTGCCTGCGAAGGAGATTGCAACTGTCACTGA
- a CDS encoding glycosyltransferase → MENKKLNILMAMDMYLPSMDGVIATMQNYLKCMKKMGHNVAAAAPGAGKNYKDTESYPIIRSRAIKLPFYGGYYGKPVGDKEFERKLDETKWDIIHMHSPFNMCKFMINYAKARNIPIVATFHTNFRPIMRKIIGPLAEIIIKNIGKRLSKLDEILVISGGVKKQAESFGVKNNITILRDRGTNLPKASDDLIEQYKQKINKEYGLKDDDTVFLFVGRLMKLKRIDFTMKALKILKDSGQSFKYFVAGEGMDEKYLKKTAKKLGLENDVIFTGFVEDFETFKALYARADLLLFPSLYDNFGLVKIEAAAHKTAGVFVRGSMAGYDVEHNVNGYLCEDDIQDIARVIKEAISNKELLKKVSQKAGEDHYITWQQSSELLIEKYLEILKNYKNKIEIPEEIEQD, encoded by the coding sequence ATGGAAAACAAAAAACTTAACATACTAATGGCTATGGATATGTATTTGCCGTCGATGGACGGCGTAATAGCCACCATGCAAAATTATCTTAAATGTATGAAAAAAATGGGACATAATGTTGCAGCCGCGGCACCGGGAGCGGGCAAAAATTACAAAGATACCGAGTCTTATCCGATAATACGTTCACGCGCAATCAAACTCCCTTTTTACGGCGGCTATTATGGAAAACCTGTGGGAGACAAAGAATTTGAGCGTAAACTTGATGAAACCAAGTGGGATATCATTCATATGCACTCCCCTTTCAATATGTGCAAGTTTATGATAAACTACGCCAAAGCACGTAATATTCCCATTGTGGCCACATTTCACACCAACTTCAGACCTATTATGCGAAAAATTATAGGTCCGCTTGCCGAAATTATAATCAAAAACATTGGAAAACGTCTGAGCAAGCTTGACGAAATATTGGTTATATCAGGCGGAGTAAAAAAGCAGGCAGAGTCTTTTGGAGTCAAAAACAATATTACTATCCTTAGGGACCGCGGAACAAACCTTCCAAAAGCTTCTGACGACCTGATTGAACAATACAAACAAAAAATAAATAAAGAATATGGCCTCAAAGACGACGACACCGTATTTCTGTTTGTTGGCAGGCTTATGAAGCTGAAAAGAATTGACTTCACTATGAAAGCACTTAAAATTCTTAAAGACAGCGGACAGAGCTTTAAATATTTTGTTGCGGGCGAAGGCATGGACGAAAAATATCTCAAAAAGACAGCAAAAAAACTCGGACTTGAAAACGATGTAATTTTTACAGGCTTTGTTGAAGACTTTGAAACTTTTAAGGCGTTGTATGCCCGGGCCGATTTACTTTTATTTCCGTCACTTTATGACAATTTTGGCCTGGTTAAAATTGAGGCCGCTGCTCACAAAACCGCCGGAGTATTTGTACGCGGCAGCATGGCGGGCTATGATGTTGAACATAATGTCAACGGATACCTTTGTGAAGACGATATCCAAGATATTGCAAGAGTAATAAAAGAAGCAATCTCAAACAAAGAGCTTCTAAAAAAAGTGTCGCAAAAAGCAGGTGAAGACCACTATATTACTTGGCAACAATCGAGCGAGCTCTTGATAGAAAAATATCTGGAAATTTTAAAAAACTATAAAAACAAAATTGAAATCCCCGAAGAAATTGAGCAAGACTGA